From the Methanomicrobia archaeon genome, one window contains:
- a CDS encoding DUF1722 domain-containing protein yields MEPFPRPVVVVSACLEFEKVRYDGQVIPCAIVRELEPYVDYITVCPEVAIGLGIPRDPIRIVKMGDEKRLIQPKTHEDITDKMNRFTTGFISSLPAVDGFIFKSKSPTIGLRGIKIYAGVERSPAIERASGFFAEQIIHAYPGFPMEEDDRLRNETIRHSFLVQLFCFADFRRTAAERSLAALETFHEKNHFLFATYSPVVLAELYEVLSRSAGMTIDAALAAYFAVLTKLFRLHQTPESRIQAVQQLFARYAGLLRSEERTFFANVIAEYRQNKICFPCLLELLTSYALRFDDAFTVNQRLIEPYPKELMATVDPKRDRDFWKAEPPQAEREQDE; encoded by the coding sequence ATGGAGCCCTTTCCGAGGCCGGTGGTTGTGGTCAGCGCATGTCTCGAATTCGAGAAGGTCCGGTACGACGGTCAGGTTATTCCGTGCGCAATCGTGCGAGAGCTCGAGCCGTATGTTGATTACATCACGGTCTGTCCCGAGGTTGCCATCGGACTTGGTATACCCCGTGATCCAATCAGGATCGTTAAAATGGGTGATGAGAAGCGGCTGATCCAGCCGAAGACGCATGAGGACATCACAGACAAGATGAACCGCTTCACGACCGGGTTCATCAGCTCGCTCCCTGCGGTCGACGGCTTCATTTTCAAGTCGAAATCGCCCACCATTGGGCTGCGCGGCATCAAGATCTACGCTGGTGTCGAGCGGTCGCCAGCGATAGAACGTGCCAGCGGGTTCTTTGCCGAGCAGATCATACACGCCTACCCAGGCTTTCCCATGGAGGAGGACGATCGCTTACGCAACGAAACGATCAGGCACAGCTTTCTCGTTCAGCTCTTCTGCTTCGCCGATTTCAGGCGCACGGCAGCCGAGCGGTCGCTTGCCGCATTGGAAACGTTCCATGAGAAGAACCACTTTTTGTTCGCTACCTACAGCCCGGTGGTTCTCGCCGAGCTGTACGAGGTGCTCAGTAGAAGCGCTGGGATGACGATTGATGCTGCTCTAGCGGCCTATTTTGCGGTTCTCACAAAGCTCTTCCGCCTGCATCAGACACCTGAATCAAGAATCCAGGCAGTTCAACAGCTCTTTGCTCGGTATGCCGGCCTGCTCAGGAGCGAGGAGCGGACCTTCTTCGCCAACGTTATTGCGGAATACCGCCAGAACAAGATCTGCTTCCCCTGTCTGCTCGAGCTGCTTACATCCTACGCGTTACGGTTCGATGACGCGTTTACCGTGAATCAGCGGTTAATAGAGCCGTATCCTAAAGAGCTCATGGCGACCGTCGACCCGAAACGGGACAGAGATTTCTGGAAGGCAGAGCCGCCTCAGGCCGAACGTGAGCAGGATGAATGA
- a CDS encoding alpha/beta fold hydrolase, giving the protein MNQPELEQVITFYTDRQRIVGNLRLPCRNAPCVLTLHGLESSKDSGKWPQFAARLYSEGFACLRFNFRGSGSGAERSEGAFEDTSLTGRIADYRSALQFLADSGAVDMERLGVIGSSFGGMVAIAARDSRVKAMVCLATPHTLSRITQATGEYEELPSGRRLHKCFYDDLQRYQLLESVKSAPPVLILHGALDELVPVEQALGLYEAATEPKRLEIIEYADHVFSRPEHLARVIELSVDWLKQYLS; this is encoded by the coding sequence ATGAACCAGCCAGAGCTGGAGCAGGTGATCACATTCTATACCGATCGGCAGCGAATCGTGGGGAACCTGCGCCTGCCGTGCCGTAACGCTCCCTGCGTCCTGACGTTGCATGGCCTGGAGAGCAGCAAAGACAGTGGCAAGTGGCCTCAATTTGCAGCGCGTCTCTATTCCGAAGGATTCGCCTGCCTGCGCTTCAATTTCCGGGGCAGTGGCAGTGGCGCAGAGCGGAGCGAGGGCGCGTTTGAAGACACGAGTCTGACCGGCAGGATCGCGGATTACCGGAGTGCGCTTCAGTTCCTGGCAGACTCAGGAGCGGTAGATATGGAGCGTTTGGGCGTTATCGGGTCCAGTTTCGGTGGCATGGTCGCGATCGCGGCCCGCGATTCGCGCGTCAAAGCCATGGTCTGTCTCGCAACGCCGCATACGTTGTCACGAATAACGCAAGCAACAGGCGAGTACGAGGAGCTGCCATCCGGGCGACGACTCCACAAATGCTTCTACGATGATCTTCAGCGCTATCAGCTGTTAGAATCGGTAAAAAGCGCGCCGCCGGTGCTCATACTTCACGGTGCTCTGGACGAGCTGGTGCCCGTCGAGCAGGCGCTGGGGCTATACGAAGCTGCAACGGAACCCAAACGACTGGAGATCATCGAGTACGCTGATCACGTCTTCTCACGTCCCGAGCACCTGGCACGGGTGATTGAGCTGAGTGTGGACTGGTTGAAGCAGTATCTCAGTTGA
- a CDS encoding rubredoxin: MTKYECLICGYIYDPAKGDSTSDIEPGTAFEDLPDDWICPDCGAGKEDFEPVKE; encoded by the coding sequence ATGACAAAATATGAATGCCTGATCTGCGGCTATATCTATGATCCTGCGAAGGGCGATTCGACTAGCGACATAGAGCCGGGAACGGCCTTTGAAGACCTGCCCGACGACTGGATCTGCCCCGATTGTGGCGCGGGCAAGGAAGATTTCGAGCCCGTAAAGGAATGA